In uncultured Methanobacterium sp., a genomic segment contains:
- the cobM gene encoding precorrin-4 C(11)-methyltransferase, which translates to MQGKVIFIGAGPGDPELLTIKASKVIAEADVIIYAGSLVNPEVLSGAKEGAQIYNSAQMNLDEIVQMMEESTSEGKLVARVHTGDPAIYGAIAEQIQYLKSKNIHYQIIPGVSSLFASAAALEAELTQPEVSQTVIITRPSGRTPKPEREAIFRLAEHQATMCIFLGVHMIGKVVSELLTFYDPGTPVAVVQKASWDDEKIVRGTLEDIVDQVQGAGITKTALIVVGDVLGTSRVTPSKLYDAHFTHEYRKGEGE; encoded by the coding sequence ATGCAAGGTAAAGTAATTTTTATAGGAGCAGGGCCTGGAGACCCGGAACTATTAACCATAAAAGCCTCCAAGGTCATTGCCGAGGCAGATGTGATTATCTATGCTGGATCCCTGGTGAACCCGGAGGTTTTATCTGGAGCCAAAGAAGGTGCCCAGATATACAACAGTGCCCAGATGAACCTGGATGAAATCGTGCAAATGATGGAAGAATCCACCAGTGAGGGAAAACTGGTTGCACGGGTGCACACCGGTGACCCTGCTATATACGGGGCAATCGCCGAACAGATACAGTACCTTAAAAGTAAAAACATCCATTACCAGATCATCCCTGGTGTAAGTTCCCTGTTTGCCTCTGCAGCAGCACTGGAAGCAGAATTAACCCAACCTGAAGTTTCACAGACAGTTATAATAACCAGACCATCTGGCCGCACACCCAAACCAGAACGGGAAGCTATTTTCCGTCTGGCAGAACACCAAGCCACCATGTGCATATTCCTGGGAGTCCACATGATCGGTAAAGTAGTATCAGAACTTTTAACATTTTATGACCCGGGGACTCCAGTGGCGGTGGTCCAAAAGGCCAGTTGGGATGATGAAAAAATAGTCAGGGGTACCCTGGAGGATATAGTTGACCAGGTACAAGGAGCTGGTATAACCAAAACTGCCCTTATTGTGGTGGGAGATGTGCTTGGTACAAGTAGAGTGACTCCATCCAAACTGTATGATGCCCACTTCACACATGAGTACAGAAAAGGTGAAGGAGAATAG
- a CDS encoding DUF166 family protein yields MKLYVISSGKYGSRIVNSLAEMGLASSMVGLEEIPDDLPEFIDDFQQYVPKSIPTADLILAVGLFGDVNMIVPIIARQSGAKSVIIPIHDPAQVPPGLQREIEESAPEVKIVFPKPFCSLEPVGDTYIDKFAHEFGKPKLEIEAGNLIKKVKVLRTAPCGSTHFIAENIEGIPIEEAEQEAGNKLHNYPCNASMATDPVVGDTILHLAGYQVKEAVRRAVGFAMKSAVVDPETCEADECQHECIKHCPQVQIGMDTVTLNDKEQAVIDPASCGCCEICIQECPYGSIEMEEKKFTLD; encoded by the coding sequence ATGAAACTTTACGTGATAAGTTCAGGGAAGTATGGTAGTCGTATTGTTAACAGCCTGGCAGAAATGGGACTGGCCAGTAGTATGGTGGGGTTAGAAGAAATTCCAGATGACCTTCCAGAGTTTATTGATGACTTCCAGCAGTACGTGCCAAAATCCATCCCCACTGCGGATCTCATCCTGGCAGTGGGACTATTCGGTGATGTTAACATGATCGTACCAATCATCGCCAGGCAAAGCGGTGCCAAATCAGTGATCATACCCATTCACGACCCGGCACAGGTACCACCAGGCCTACAACGGGAAATAGAAGAATCCGCCCCTGAAGTTAAGATAGTATTCCCCAAACCATTCTGCTCCCTGGAACCAGTGGGAGACACCTACATCGACAAATTCGCCCATGAGTTTGGTAAACCAAAACTGGAAATAGAAGCAGGCAACCTCATCAAGAAGGTGAAGGTGCTCAGAACTGCGCCCTGTGGCAGTACCCATTTCATTGCCGAGAATATTGAAGGCATACCCATTGAGGAAGCAGAGCAGGAAGCAGGTAACAAACTACACAACTACCCATGTAATGCCAGTATGGCCACTGACCCCGTGGTGGGTGACACCATACTTCACCTGGCAGGGTACCAGGTTAAAGAAGCAGTGCGCAGGGCAGTGGGTTTTGCAATGAAATCAGCGGTGGTGGACCCTGAAACCTGTGAAGCAGATGAATGCCAGCACGAATGTATCAAGCACTGTCCGCAGGTACAGATAGGCATGGATACTGTAACTTTAAATGATAAGGAACAGGCAGTAATTGACCCGGCCAGCTGTGGATGTTGTGAAATATGCATACAGGAATGTCCATATGGATCCATAGAAATGGAAGAAAAGAAGTTCACACTGGATTGA
- a CDS encoding MarR family transcriptional regulator, translated as MMDNKEKVIKAFKESEEPLNATKVSQISGVEKKEVDKIMKELKKDETIISPKRCYWALNE; from the coding sequence ATGATGGATAATAAAGAGAAGGTAATTAAAGCTTTCAAAGAATCTGAAGAACCTTTAAACGCCACTAAAGTAAGCCAGATATCTGGTGTGGAGAAAAAAGAAGTTGACAAGATCATGAAAGAACTTAAAAAAGATGAAACAATCATTTCTCCTAAAAGGTGTTACTGGGCTTTAAATGAATAA
- a CDS encoding DUF166 family protein, translating into MKIYLLISGKYGSRVVNNLAEHGMASNIVGMEEFPQDLPEFIEDFTSYIPQNLPPADLIIAVGLSGDINMIVPYIAQETGAKSAIIPVYDPQQMPPGLQKEIQESAPNVRIVFPKPFCSLEPVGDAPIDEFATRFGKPVLFIKSDKYIKKVEVLRGAPCGSTDYIAKGLWSTPVEEAESSATLKLHNYPCNASSDTDPAVGDTSMHLASYQIKEAIKRGLGFAIKTAVVDPEKCNPEKCQEECIGSCPQVLIGLNTITFNQDNVAEIDPATCGYCEICVRECPLDAIEIKSGRFELGI; encoded by the coding sequence ATGAAAATTTACCTTTTGATTTCAGGTAAGTATGGGAGCCGGGTGGTCAACAACCTGGCTGAGCACGGAATGGCTAGTAACATAGTGGGAATGGAAGAATTCCCCCAGGACCTACCGGAGTTCATAGAGGATTTCACCAGCTACATCCCCCAGAATCTACCCCCAGCAGATCTTATCATTGCAGTGGGACTATCCGGTGATATTAACATGATAGTCCCATACATAGCTCAAGAAACCGGTGCAAAATCAGCCATAATACCAGTGTATGATCCCCAGCAGATGCCCCCTGGACTGCAGAAGGAGATCCAAGAATCCGCCCCCAATGTCAGGATCGTTTTCCCCAAACCATTCTGTTCCCTGGAACCAGTGGGTGATGCCCCCATAGATGAGTTTGCCACCAGATTCGGTAAACCAGTCCTGTTCATCAAGTCCGATAAATACATTAAAAAGGTTGAAGTCCTAAGAGGAGCGCCCTGCGGTTCTACAGATTACATTGCCAAGGGACTGTGGAGTACGCCGGTGGAGGAAGCAGAATCGAGTGCCACCTTGAAACTTCACAATTATCCATGTAATGCCAGCAGTGACACTGACCCCGCAGTGGGGGATACCAGCATGCACCTGGCCAGCTACCAGATAAAAGAAGCCATTAAACGGGGTCTGGGCTTTGCCATAAAAACAGCCGTGGTGGACCCAGAAAAGTGCAACCCAGAAAAGTGCCAGGAAGAGTGTATTGGAAGCTGCCCCCAGGTACTCATTGGATTAAATACCATAACCTTTAATCAGGATAACGTGGCAGAAATTGACCCTGCTACATGTGGATACTGTGAGATATGTGTCAGGGAATGTCCACTGGATGCTATTGAAATTAAAAGTGGAAGATTTGAACTTGGAATATAA
- a CDS encoding TIGR04076 family protein has translation MLEITVHEIKGHCPVYKEGDRMVFKDPEIDLDKTDALCTHALSTILHYTTILEHDWISLSLGLTREGDEDHAYMQCVDPGTPYTDGGTVIFKCRRLEE, from the coding sequence ATGCTGGAGATAACCGTCCATGAAATAAAAGGTCACTGTCCAGTTTACAAAGAAGGGGACCGTATGGTTTTCAAGGATCCAGAAATAGACTTGGATAAAACCGATGCCCTCTGCACCCACGCACTATCTACTATTCTCCATTATACTACTATTCTAGAGCATGACTGGATCTCACTAAGCTTAGGTTTAACCAGGGAAGGTGATGAAGACCATGCCTACATGCAGTGCGTTGATCCTGGAACACCTTACACTGATGGTGGTACAGTAATTTTCAAATGCCGAAGATTGGAGGAATGA
- a CDS encoding adenylosuccinate synthetase has product MTCNILVGGGWGDEGKGKCITYLCYQDKPEIIARAGVGPNAGHSVEFNGEKYGLRMIPSGFVHTGARLLIGAGVLVDPSVFHHELDYLNKYQVKNRTFADYRCAIIEEEHKEQDKGSDHLYKKIGSTGTGCGPANRDRALRTIKLAGDVDAMEGYTTDVPLEVNTALDEGRDVFIEGSQGFGLSLYYGTYPFVTSKDTTASSAAADVGVGPTRIDDVIVVFKSYITRVGEGPFPSEITQGEAEKMDIEEYGTVTGRRRRVGLFDMELARESCMINGATQIALTCVDRLYPSCERVTEYSDLSAEVKQFVQEIQDETKVPVTIISTGPDLKDTIDLRDELM; this is encoded by the coding sequence ATGACATGCAACATTTTAGTAGGCGGAGGTTGGGGTGATGAAGGTAAGGGTAAGTGTATTACCTACCTTTGTTACCAGGACAAACCGGAGATCATTGCCCGTGCTGGAGTAGGGCCTAATGCAGGCCATTCTGTGGAGTTTAACGGAGAAAAATATGGGCTAAGGATGATCCCATCAGGTTTTGTTCACACCGGAGCAAGACTCCTTATAGGAGCCGGTGTACTGGTTGACCCATCAGTCTTCCACCACGAACTGGACTACCTCAACAAATACCAAGTAAAGAATAGAACCTTCGCTGATTATCGCTGTGCCATAATCGAAGAAGAACACAAAGAGCAAGATAAAGGCTCTGACCACCTTTATAAGAAGATCGGAAGTACTGGAACTGGCTGTGGACCAGCCAACCGTGATCGGGCACTGCGAACCATAAAACTGGCTGGTGATGTTGATGCAATGGAAGGATACACCACCGACGTGCCACTGGAAGTCAACACTGCCCTGGATGAGGGAAGAGATGTTTTCATTGAAGGATCACAGGGATTCGGATTATCTTTATACTATGGAACCTACCCATTTGTAACCAGTAAGGACACCACTGCCTCCAGTGCAGCAGCGGATGTTGGTGTGGGACCCACTCGTATTGATGATGTTATTGTTGTTTTCAAATCATACATAACCCGTGTTGGAGAAGGACCATTCCCATCAGAGATCACCCAGGGTGAAGCTGAAAAGATGGACATAGAAGAATACGGAACAGTCACCGGACGAAGAAGGAGAGTAGGACTATTTGACATGGAACTGGCCCGTGAATCATGTATGATAAACGGTGCAACCCAGATCGCACTAACCTGTGTGGACCGGTTATACCCATCCTGCGAACGGGTAACTGAATACTCAGACCTATCTGCAGAAGTCAAACAGTTCGTACAGGAAATTCAGGACGAAACCAAGGTACCAGTAACCATAATCAGTACCGGACCCGACCTGAAAGATACCATAGACCTACGTGACGAATTAATGTAA
- a CDS encoding ATP-binding protein, which translates to METDYYHDTRMQKLFQVLEEPKSLDEIDLSPGFIKNLLLKIINTYGNIKVQQIHEITGLHVNILEQCLKPMEKEDLIAQTGGGFLFASVDYTIKKQGHLKAAQLMEENPYIGMAPVTYDDYFKIMEVQIKGRYPLKIPKEVVERAFHDVVGMAYPKKVLTEAAIGGKGFFIYGPPGTGKTFLTSKMSEILPPIIIPRYIEFSGNIIQLLDPDFHRLRPEQPGDPRWVKIYAPFVFTGSELSTEKLETLYDPNKGVYETSPILKANGGVLLLDDLGRQKEDPNVLLNRMIVPLENKKDVIYVKGAPVIVHTHFIPALSTNLEITIIDEAHLRRAPLHVYLEVPSSDEIVEVFKRNLDTLKEDYDEDVLERFRKVYIPQMQGGESLKPTFAHARDIAQIAQAIRIRREEDKMTVEILEEALNQHILVSMQRKYTPELFERIITQGSKPHQ; encoded by the coding sequence ATGGAAACAGATTATTATCATGATACCAGGATGCAAAAACTCTTCCAGGTACTGGAAGAACCCAAATCCCTGGATGAAATAGATCTTTCACCGGGATTCATAAAGAACCTGCTACTTAAGATCATCAACACCTACGGGAACATAAAAGTACAGCAGATTCATGAAATCACCGGACTTCACGTTAACATCCTAGAACAATGCCTTAAACCAATGGAAAAGGAAGATCTCATAGCCCAGACCGGTGGGGGATTCCTTTTTGCCAGTGTAGATTACACCATCAAGAAACAGGGCCACCTGAAAGCAGCCCAGTTAATGGAGGAAAACCCCTACATTGGAATGGCACCGGTAACCTACGATGACTACTTCAAGATCATGGAAGTCCAGATCAAAGGACGATACCCACTCAAAATACCCAAGGAAGTAGTGGAAAGAGCATTCCATGATGTGGTGGGAATGGCCTACCCCAAAAAGGTCCTCACCGAAGCAGCCATTGGAGGTAAAGGATTCTTCATCTACGGGCCCCCCGGAACTGGTAAAACATTTCTAACCAGTAAAATGTCGGAAATATTACCCCCCATAATCATACCACGCTACATTGAGTTCAGTGGTAACATAATACAGTTACTGGACCCAGATTTCCACAGGCTGCGACCGGAACAACCCGGAGACCCCCGCTGGGTGAAAATCTATGCCCCATTTGTATTCACTGGATCAGAGCTCAGCACTGAAAAACTGGAAACACTATACGACCCCAACAAGGGAGTTTATGAAACTTCACCCATCCTGAAAGCCAATGGAGGAGTCCTTTTACTGGACGACCTGGGACGACAGAAGGAAGACCCCAACGTACTCCTTAACCGGATGATCGTGCCCCTGGAGAACAAGAAGGATGTGATCTATGTCAAGGGGGCACCGGTAATTGTGCACACCCACTTCATACCTGCCCTGTCCACCAACCTGGAGATCACCATCATTGATGAAGCACACCTTCGCCGTGCACCTTTACATGTGTACCTGGAAGTTCCCAGTTCCGATGAAATAGTGGAGGTTTTCAAGCGTAACCTGGACACCCTCAAGGAGGATTATGATGAAGATGTTCTGGAACGCTTCCGGAAAGTTTACATTCCCCAGATGCAGGGAGGGGAAAGCTTAAAACCCACCTTTGCCCATGCCAGGGATATTGCCCAGATAGCCCAGGCTATACGTATCCGGAGGGAAGAAGATAAGATGACAGTGGAAATACTGGAAGAAGCATTGAATCAACATATCCTGGTATCAATGCAGCGTAAATACACTCCAGAACTGTTTGAAAGAATAATCACCCAGGGAAGCAAGCCACATCAGTAA
- a CDS encoding NAD(P)H-dependent oxidoreductase — translation MEFKTILEERYATKVFDGRKIDEGKIEQIKEMIRLSPSAINIQPWKIKIISDEKLKEELSPATMEQPQIKSCSHLLVFCADKDLEKNADRVLQDVKAMGVPEENVKQLEFVLETFLSNFPGEASLCEAQHNVFIAAITAIYAAKSLGIDSCPMQGFDPVSYSKILEIPENLVPTLIVPLGYPADKPMPKSRLPKEEIFF, via the coding sequence ATGGAGTTTAAAACAATACTTGAAGAAAGGTATGCAACAAAGGTTTTTGATGGTAGGAAAATTGATGAAGGTAAGATTGAGCAAATTAAGGAAATGATAAGGCTCTCGCCGTCAGCAATAAACATACAACCCTGGAAAATTAAAATAATATCCGATGAAAAATTGAAGGAAGAGTTATCTCCAGCTACTATGGAACAGCCTCAAATTAAGTCATGTTCACATCTATTAGTATTCTGTGCTGATAAAGACCTTGAGAAAAATGCAGATAGAGTGCTTCAAGATGTCAAAGCTATGGGAGTGCCAGAAGAAAATGTTAAACAATTAGAATTTGTTCTGGAAACATTTTTAAGCAATTTCCCGGGTGAAGCCTCACTTTGCGAAGCACAACACAATGTTTTCATTGCAGCTATAACTGCGATTTATGCTGCCAAATCTTTAGGAATTGATTCCTGTCCAATGCAAGGATTTGATCCAGTATCTTACTCAAAAATTCTAGAAATTCCAGAAAATCTGGTACCCACCCTAATTGTACCACTGGGATATCCAGCAGACAAACCCATGCCCAAATCCAGACTACCTAAAGAAGAAATATTCTTTTAA